The genomic DNA ACTACTGTGGCTTTCGTCTGTGTTCAGAACGCGGGACGTTCACAGATCGCAACCGAGTTCGCCCGGAGGGAGACAGAGAAGCGAGGTCTCACCTCCGAGATCGAGGTGATCACGGGAGGTACTCAGCCCGCCGACGAGGTACACGAGGTCGTCGCCGAGGCTATGTCCGAGACGGGCTATCTCATAGACCGCGAGCCACGTGAGATACGGTTCGACGAACTCGATGACGCCGACTACGTCGTTACGATGGGATGTTCCGCCTCCGACGTCTGTCCCTCGACCGCG from Candidatus Afararchaeum irisae includes the following:
- a CDS encoding low molecular weight phosphatase family protein, producing MSDKTTVAFVCVQNAGRSQIATEFARRETEKRGLTSEIEVITGGTQPADEVHEVVAEAMSETGYLIDREPREIRFDELDDADYVVTMGCSASDVCPSTATAESRDWDLDDPDSKPLEEVREIRDEIRRRVESLMDEIESES